In a genomic window of Cardiocondyla obscurior isolate alpha-2009 unplaced genomic scaffold, Cobs3.1 scaffold93_0_53609, whole genome shotgun sequence:
- the LOC139113028 gene encoding INO80 complex subunit D-like, whose protein sequence is MKVPISENSNMDNKLKFSDRLKALLKTEAHQDVDPYIFSEPEPFATGAGRNATVVLPTNSEVMQGCKNNKSKGKCVKQKIRMTPVPGTGYKIVGVNSMAETNIEDGTGENSDHKLSNLVQHKQRHIENLQRLRSRRQSRDHTLLYYPKAGDEMSDSDSSGDEMTIYQRHWFSSESTASLNRAARLSQLRSQLQRQLLQLRINVTDAEAVLRHRVRCLLEAASKDPASTARALSDSPSTSKIFDGPLLVGGPCGAEGCQQISLPCTRHCSRHIMLNGHQLLFEHCTAKFSDNTQCCVPVFDVAHELPLCPEHARKRDNYHRKIQESKPKKARKKPASPPIPAKPKPKSKPKKRKRPPSNKIETAKSAALMHDESHYMSQINCSENHTKMLNNLNVPQGSSNSSNLNLGLGLGSLGLSGGLKVELGDNEVFASLDSAEHDFGNVLNNLPPDAFNDLFIEGRNGDYEPSREEEEELQRALEEVDKDVRNLERMGQTHGLLEPALLAQLMSDIAS, encoded by the exons ATGAAGGTCCCTATTTCCGAAAATTCAAACATGGACAATAAATTGAAGTTTTCGGACCGCTTGAAGGCTTTGCTGAAAACCGAGGCACATCAGGATGTTGATCCATACATTTTTAGTGAACCGGAACCATTTGCCACTGGTGCTGGAAGAAATGCTACCGTGGTTCTGCCTACAAATTCTGAAGTAATGCAAGGCTGCAAGAACAACAAATCAAAGGGGAAATGCGTGAAACAGAAGATAAGGATGACACCTGTGCCAGGTACAGGTTACAAGATTGTCGGAGTCAATTCCATGGCAGAAACAAATATCGAGGATGGTACAGGAGAGAATTCGGATCACAAACTTTCTAATTTAGTCCAGCATAAACAGCGGCACATTGAGAATTTGCAAAGATTGAGATCTAGGAGACAAAGTCGGGACCACACACTGTTATATTATCCGAAAGCCGGAGACGAAATGTCTGACAGTGATTCGAGCGGAGACGAAATGACAATTTATCAGCGTCATTGGTTCTCTAGCGAATCTACCGCGTCGCTAAATCGGGCAGCTCGACTGTCCCAACTGCGTTCCCAGTTACAACGACAACTGCTTCAGTTGCGTATCAATGTGACTGATGCCGAAGCTGTGTTGCGGCACAGAGTCAGATGTTTGCTAGAAGCCGCTTCCAAAGATCCTGCTTCTACTGCGCGAGCTTTGAGCGACTCTCCAAGTACTAGCAAGATATTTGACGGACCGTTATTAGTAGGCGGACCTTGTGGGGCAGAAGGATGTCAACAAATATCTTTGCCTTGTACCCGACATTGTTCCCGTCATATTATGTTAAACGGACATCAGCTTTTATTCGAGCATTGCACTGCCAAGTTTAGTGACAACACACAGTGTTGTGTTCCTGTGTTTGATGTCGCGCACGAATTACCTCTTTGTCCGGAACATGCGAGGAAAAGGGACAATTATCACCGTAAAATTCAAGAATCCAAACCAAAGAAAGCTCGTAAAAAGCCAGCTTCTCCCCCTATCCCGGCAAAACCTAAACCCAAGTCTAAGCCGAAGAAACGTAAAAGACCGCCCTCGAATAAAATAGAGACTGCCAAGAGTGCTGCACTGATGCATGATGAGAGTCATTACATGAGCCAAATAAATTGTAGTGAAAATCACACCAAGATGTTGAACAACCTGAATGTTCCACAGGGAAGTTCAAACTCGTCAAATTTAAATCTAGGATTGGGATTAGGCTCCCTTGGTCTGAGCGGAGGACTTAAAGTTGAACTCGGTGATAACGAAGTATTCGCTTCCTTGGATTCTGCCGAGCATGATTTTGGCAATGTGCTCAATAACTTGCCTCCGGATGCTTTTAACGATTTATTTATAG AGGGTAGAAACGGAGATTATGAACCGTcgagagaagaagaggaggagtTACAACGGGCTTTAGAAGAGGTCGATAAAGATGTACGGAACTTAGAAAGGATGGGGCAAACGCATGGACTTTTAGAGCCAGCATTGCTCGCTCAGCTTATGTCGGACATTGCCTCGTAG